A DNA window from Candidatus Poribacteria bacterium contains the following coding sequences:
- a CDS encoding VCBS repeat-containing protein, with protein sequence MSRKLSFKAPLVLLLFLSTVSAFGEPEGLILDIKPEIDGVSYIHRTGYPPIPVLSILLEVERNPQIELLSSDEVERPYPSTFKQGAPYPHSPFRKGLYGSFRGRRILQIQILPLRFDPSRGKITVFRRIKLLVKGEAKVLKGPYIDTVEGPGKLAGAPKLSGEVFYPTELAREYEADYLMIVPRTLIGSETVKKLAEWRAAYDGFTVAVVNAFYIYSQFGDGYPSPKWIRSFLKYAYYNWRARSIADGRIGYVLLVGDVELIPTYRREYSPDGDMASDNYLARVDGDDPVPDLAIGRFPVKTEGELKWIVDKTINYESNSVKGDWANRALIVTGSVEELYDIAEEAADRMLKPAGFDVKWVKSWKGIVFEINRGCLIVEYAGHGWEDGWEQFKTSSISALNNKGMYPVISSLSCSTAKFDAPQDSFAEVMVKAREKGAVAFLGASRTAYISDFGFSLSKAISQEHIFKTGDILLYAKMNLISDSPDDLDLYNLLGDPALDVYAPRRVRGKCDLVVSSSDISVVPENPRQDHEAVIKVNLRNIGVSPSYGSTLELRVDGRIIATRSIPSLESLQVYTVTVPWRVPMGIGEATIYAAVMPNSIDHDAYPQNNVAFKSVQISLEKEGFPITWDASGVPMAPIIEDLDGDGRGEIILGKISNSKAYIDVLDSNGRFLWRREINMGRTSGWNPYVGPFPAVGDINGDGLKEVAFNSPDGLLYAYGYDGRKIKGFPLRLGRYGGSTPVFADLDGDRAQELLAVSRWGKVHAFKYKEGGPGEMRGWGFKIGKKGGYSISVGDLDGDGSVEVILGYERSDRGSVYAFKADGRPVDGFPMNIDNLRLPLAIGDLDGDGRAEIVGIEDDGVTILGEGEFSSWKTPEFKPIDPTGALLADLDEDGDLEIVVTAGDGYICAFHHDGRSVYGYPIRVIPYPTQPVIADITGDGKDEILVGDGSYGLKAFDFTGAPLPGWKISQEENIFRFMAVGDSDGDGSNEVLFISGEEEIHLLKTMGRFNRRSGWKCYGLNGARDFYYGVRKLLPPPEGLIAEDIPNDRGGKIRLRWNPTGSSLNVRYRIYRSTDRNGRYDLIAEVPGGRGSYVDEGLQDGIRYWYILRCTDSRYISSPTSPVDVIPINNFAPPPPGELRLEGFDGDRINISWSPVPGAVGYKVRYGFKSGDYRRTVDVGSTTSWSLIPIAQINHFIVVSAYDGQGNESLFSKELAVLPRDDDTEPPIFLESEPKKVRANNSFKIKCVIRDKSGIQDGSVYLVWDNDGEIEIDSNTTPMVRVSGDIFETATPIPPQRRGAKFLYCIFAADDDHDMGNEEDRSLGGSNLRHVEVVSGADEIYVYPNPLSEVLNLHYILPDEAQLDVTAFDVSGNPVCKLKRIVRGGEGSVSWGIDLPSGIYIYRLRIRYPNLGGQNEEIFRGKFAVVR encoded by the coding sequence GTGAGCCGAAAATTGAGCTTCAAAGCCCCGCTGGTACTCTTGCTCTTTCTCTCTACCGTGTCCGCTTTCGGAGAACCAGAGGGATTAATTCTAGATATAAAACCGGAAATAGATGGCGTATCATATATCCATCGAACGGGATATCCGCCGATACCCGTCCTTTCGATCCTCCTTGAGGTGGAGCGAAACCCGCAGATAGAGCTTCTCTCCTCCGACGAGGTTGAGAGGCCATATCCTTCGACCTTTAAACAGGGTGCTCCCTATCCCCACTCCCCATTCAGGAAAGGGCTTTACGGATCGTTCAGGGGGAGGAGAATACTTCAGATTCAGATCCTCCCGCTACGTTTCGATCCTTCCAGGGGTAAGATCACGGTCTTCAGGAGGATAAAGCTCCTGGTTAAAGGCGAGGCGAAAGTCCTGAAAGGACCCTATATAGATACCGTTGAAGGGCCGGGGAAGCTCGCCGGCGCTCCGAAACTGTCGGGTGAGGTCTTTTATCCCACGGAGTTGGCCAGGGAGTATGAGGCCGATTACCTGATGATCGTTCCGAGAACGCTTATCGGATCTGAGACGGTCAAAAAGCTGGCCGAATGGCGAGCGGCGTATGACGGCTTTACCGTGGCTGTAGTGAACGCCTTCTACATCTACAGCCAGTTCGGTGACGGCTATCCCTCCCCCAAATGGATCAGATCCTTCCTGAAATATGCCTATTATAACTGGAGGGCACGATCTATAGCGGACGGCCGCATCGGATATGTCCTCCTAGTGGGCGACGTGGAGCTGATACCAACTTACAGACGCGAGTACTCTCCCGATGGTGATATGGCTTCAGACAACTATCTGGCCCGCGTTGATGGAGATGATCCCGTGCCGGATCTGGCCATCGGTAGGTTTCCCGTTAAGACGGAGGGGGAGCTTAAATGGATCGTGGATAAGACGATTAACTATGAGTCAAACTCCGTCAAAGGGGATTGGGCTAACAGAGCGCTTATCGTGACCGGGTCGGTGGAGGAGCTTTATGACATCGCCGAGGAGGCTGCTGATCGGATGTTAAAGCCAGCCGGATTTGATGTGAAATGGGTCAAAAGCTGGAAGGGGATAGTGTTCGAGATAAATCGCGGCTGTCTGATAGTTGAGTACGCCGGCCACGGCTGGGAGGACGGATGGGAACAGTTTAAGACCTCCAGCATCTCCGCTTTGAATAACAAGGGTATGTATCCCGTTATATCCAGCCTCTCATGTAGCACGGCGAAATTCGACGCCCCCCAGGATAGCTTCGCGGAGGTGATGGTCAAGGCGAGGGAGAAAGGCGCTGTTGCCTTTCTGGGGGCGTCGAGAACCGCCTATATAAGTGACTTCGGCTTCAGCCTCTCAAAGGCGATCTCGCAAGAGCACATCTTCAAAACCGGAGATATACTCCTTTACGCGAAGATGAACCTGATATCCGATTCGCCCGATGATCTGGACCTGTATAACCTGCTGGGCGATCCCGCCCTGGACGTCTACGCGCCGAGAAGGGTGAGGGGAAAATGCGATCTCGTCGTTTCATCCAGCGATATCAGCGTCGTTCCGGAAAATCCCAGACAGGATCATGAGGCCGTTATCAAGGTGAATCTGAGGAACATCGGCGTATCCCCTTCATATGGATCAACCCTCGAGCTGAGGGTTGATGGAAGGATTATCGCCACACGATCGATCCCATCCTTGGAAAGCCTTCAGGTTTATACCGTGACCGTCCCCTGGAGGGTTCCGATGGGAATCGGGGAGGCGACCATCTACGCCGCCGTTATGCCGAATTCCATCGATCATGATGCCTATCCCCAAAATAACGTCGCCTTCAAATCGGTTCAGATATCCCTCGAAAAGGAGGGGTTCCCGATAACATGGGACGCATCAGGAGTGCCGATGGCGCCGATCATAGAGGATCTGGACGGAGACGGCAGGGGCGAGATCATTCTCGGCAAGATCAGCAATTCAAAGGCCTATATCGACGTGCTCGATTCCAACGGGAGATTCCTGTGGAGAAGGGAGATAAACATGGGGAGAACCTCCGGGTGGAATCCCTATGTCGGTCCATTTCCGGCCGTGGGGGATATCAACGGGGATGGGCTTAAAGAGGTGGCTTTCAATTCTCCGGACGGGCTGCTTTACGCCTATGGATATGACGGGCGGAAGATAAAGGGGTTTCCGCTGCGTCTGGGGAGATACGGCGGCAGCACGCCGGTTTTCGCCGATCTCGATGGCGATAGGGCTCAGGAATTGCTGGCCGTCTCGCGCTGGGGTAAAGTGCACGCCTTTAAATATAAAGAGGGTGGACCTGGGGAGATGAGAGGATGGGGGTTTAAGATCGGGAAGAAAGGCGGATATTCGATCTCCGTCGGCGATCTGGACGGCGATGGTTCTGTCGAGGTGATACTGGGATATGAGAGAAGCGATAGGGGAAGCGTTTATGCATTTAAGGCTGATGGGAGACCGGTCGACGGATTTCCTATGAATATCGATAACCTCAGGCTTCCCCTTGCCATCGGCGATCTGGACGGCGACGGTCGGGCGGAGATCGTAGGGATCGAGGATGACGGCGTGACCATACTGGGAGAGGGGGAGTTCTCCTCCTGGAAGACACCCGAATTCAAGCCGATCGATCCAACCGGGGCGCTGCTCGCTGACCTAGATGAGGATGGAGATCTGGAGATCGTCGTAACGGCCGGGGATGGCTACATCTGCGCCTTCCATCACGATGGCAGATCGGTCTACGGATATCCCATCAGGGTGATCCCGTATCCCACCCAGCCGGTCATAGCGGATATAACGGGCGATGGGAAGGATGAGATCCTGGTCGGCGACGGAAGCTATGGTCTCAAGGCCTTCGATTTCACAGGGGCTCCTCTGCCAGGATGGAAGATATCGCAGGAGGAAAACATATTCCGTTTCATGGCGGTGGGGGATTCCGATGGAGATGGATCGAACGAGGTGCTTTTCATCTCCGGGGAGGAAGAGATACATCTCCTTAAGACGATGGGAAGGTTCAATCGAAGAAGCGGATGGAAATGTTATGGATTGAATGGGGCCAGGGATTTCTATTATGGCGTCAGGAAGCTCCTGCCGCCGCCTGAGGGCCTTATCGCCGAGGACATACCGAACGATAGAGGAGGGAAGATCAGGCTCAGGTGGAATCCCACAGGGTCCTCTCTCAACGTGAGATACAGGATCTACCGATCGACGGACAGAAACGGCAGATACGACCTGATCGCCGAGGTTCCCGGAGGGAGGGGATCATATGTGGATGAGGGCTTACAGGACGGGATCAGATACTGGTATATCCTGAGGTGCACCGACAGCAGATATATCTCATCGCCCACATCCCCGGTGGACGTCATACCGATCAACAACTTCGCTCCCCCGCCGCCCGGGGAGCTGAGACTTGAGGGATTCGACGGCGATCGAATAAATATATCGTGGTCTCCCGTCCCGGGAGCCGTCGGATACAAGGTCAGATATGGCTTTAAGTCCGGGGATTACAGGAGAACGGTGGATGTCGGCTCGACGACGAGCTGGTCGTTGATCCCGATCGCTCAGATCAATCACTTCATCGTGGTATCGGCATATGACGGACAGGGAAACGAGAGCCTTTTCTCGAAGGAGTTGGCCGTGTTGCCGAGAGATGACGACACGGAACCCCCCATCTTCCTCGAATCGGAGCCCAAGAAGGTCAGAGCAAACAATTCCTTTAAGATCAAATGTGTGATCAGGGATAAATCCGGAATCCAGGATGGAAGCGTATATCTCGTTTGGGATAACGACGGCGAGATCGAGATCGACTCCAACACGACGCCCATGGTTAGGGTGTCGGGGGATATCTTTGAAACGGCGACTCCCATCCCTCCCCAGCGAAGGGGGGCGAAATTTCTCTACTGTATCTTCGCCGCGGATGATGACCACGATATGGGGAACGAGGAGGATAGATCCCTGGGCGGAAGCAATCTGAGGCATGTCGAGGTTGTGTCCGGCGCGGATGAGATATACGTCTATCCCAATCCCCTCTCCGAAGTCCTCAACCTTCACTACATCCTACCTGATGAGGCCCAACTCGATGTGACGGCCTTCGACGTATCGGGGAACCCTGTCTGCAAGCTCAAGCGGATCGTTCGAGGGGGTGAGGGCAGCGTGAGTTGGGGGATCGATCTACCCTCAGGGATATACATATACCGTCTGAGGATACGATATCCAAATCTGGGAGGACAAAACGAGGAGATTTTCAGGGGAAAATTCGCCGTAGTGAGGTGA
- a CDS encoding glycosyltransferase family 39 protein encodes MRLKITITAIVLILWIGFFVYQIWFNPQIEFLPPCLKAQWVLHPEQNVLHFQHGPPSEDVIFKLSFDLKPPIPERALMKIKAMTIYSLKINNRPVGHSRPGHNWKRFDRYDIRPFLSPGRNELVVRVSNPTGFPILLVEGKVGKAIPLNTSPESGWMASKPGRKEWVGCVPAIYRRPEPLKPKMALLLFGYLGVILFLFLPKRLGSVDIEGEIPAPLYWSAVGGILFALILLNLHNAHVYPYKRGIDSSGHVEYIEHFTHSARVPLAFEGWEMFQPPFYYVLASLIYRASGSLKSAQYLTAVFGTFNVVLAFLMLRLILPERRELHLAGLTLAAFMPMQIYMNPLITNEVPAATVISLSLYLGLRWLRREKVGWLRFALLGASLSLALLTKYTALFVLITLTAVYLLRWVREGKEFAGVVLMLLIVIASAGWFYARNLVIFGDPLVGNWDEQSTFHYEQNPGYRTLSFYLKFGSALYSKNIENHRWTSFWDGEYGSMWGEDHFFVARMDDKLQMNLMRWTLFLALMPSIAMMAGALRSVRKAFFGNDLYAFALLLLTFLSLSSAVNFSMEIPFFSTVKAFFLLSLLGPFVVFACEGFDMIRPGRMRWIAYVVTAVIAIMAYVTYYLR; translated from the coding sequence ATGAGATTGAAGATAACGATCACAGCTATTGTGCTCATACTCTGGATCGGTTTTTTCGTCTACCAGATCTGGTTCAACCCTCAAATCGAGTTTCTACCGCCCTGCCTGAAGGCCCAGTGGGTGTTGCATCCCGAACAGAACGTGCTTCACTTCCAACATGGTCCTCCTTCGGAGGATGTCATCTTCAAACTGTCCTTCGATCTGAAGCCGCCCATTCCAGAGAGGGCCTTGATGAAGATCAAAGCGATGACGATCTACTCGCTTAAGATAAATAACCGGCCCGTCGGGCACAGCAGACCCGGGCATAACTGGAAACGGTTCGATCGATATGATATCCGACCTTTCCTTAGCCCCGGTCGAAATGAGCTCGTCGTGAGGGTGAGCAATCCCACAGGTTTTCCTATACTTCTTGTTGAGGGCAAGGTGGGGAAAGCGATCCCGCTTAACACCTCTCCCGAATCGGGCTGGATGGCCTCCAAACCGGGCAGGAAGGAATGGGTGGGCTGCGTCCCGGCGATCTACCGCAGGCCTGAGCCGTTAAAACCCAAGATGGCGCTTTTGCTTTTCGGGTATCTAGGCGTTATCCTCTTCCTCTTTCTCCCGAAACGGCTCGGAAGCGTTGATATTGAGGGTGAGATCCCAGCGCCTCTTTATTGGTCTGCGGTCGGTGGTATACTGTTCGCCCTGATCCTCCTCAACCTGCATAACGCCCACGTTTATCCCTATAAGAGGGGAATAGACTCCAGCGGACATGTCGAATACATCGAGCATTTCACGCATAGCGCGAGGGTTCCGCTCGCCTTTGAGGGATGGGAGATGTTTCAGCCTCCCTTCTATTACGTCCTGGCCTCGTTGATCTATCGCGCCAGCGGTTCACTCAAATCAGCTCAATATCTGACGGCTGTTTTCGGCACATTCAACGTGGTGCTGGCTTTTCTGATGCTGCGCCTGATCCTGCCTGAGAGAAGGGAGCTTCATCTCGCAGGGTTGACCCTGGCTGCGTTTATGCCGATGCAGATCTACATGAATCCGCTCATAACTAACGAGGTTCCGGCCGCGACGGTGATCTCCTTATCGCTTTACCTGGGACTGAGATGGCTGAGGAGGGAGAAGGTGGGATGGCTCCGATTCGCCCTTCTGGGCGCAAGCTTGAGTTTGGCGCTCTTGACCAAATACACCGCCCTCTTTGTCCTCATAACTTTGACCGCCGTCTATCTGCTGAGATGGGTCAGAGAGGGGAAGGAGTTCGCGGGGGTTGTCCTCATGCTTTTAATCGTGATCGCTTCAGCAGGATGGTTCTATGCGAGAAACCTGGTGATCTTCGGCGATCCGCTGGTCGGTAACTGGGATGAACAGAGCACCTTCCACTATGAACAGAATCCGGGATACAGAACGCTGAGCTTCTATCTCAAGTTCGGGTCAGCCCTATACTCGAAGAACATCGAAAATCACAGATGGACCTCATTTTGGGACGGCGAATACGGCTCGATGTGGGGCGAAGATCATTTCTTCGTGGCGCGGATGGACGATAAGCTACAGATGAACCTGATGAGATGGACGTTGTTTCTGGCCCTGATGCCGAGCATAGCCATGATGGCGGGAGCTTTGAGATCCGTTAGAAAGGCGTTTTTCGGTAACGACCTTTACGCCTTTGCCCTGCTCCTCCTGACTTTTCTGAGCCTTAGCTCCGCGGTAAACTTTTCGATGGAGATCCCGTTTTTCTCAACCGTGAAGGCTTTCTTTCTGTTATCCCTGCTCGGCCCATTTGTTGTCTTTGCCTGCGAGGGTTTCGATATGATCCGTCCGGGCCGTATGAGATGGATAGCGTATGTCGTCACGGCAGTGATCGCCATAATGGCCTATGTGACATATTACTTACGATGA
- a CDS encoding ABC transporter ATP-binding protein has translation MAEIIRGVGLTKRFGEGEAAVTAVDHVDISIDEGELLVITGDSGSGKTTLISILGCILRPTEGEVWIEGKRIDPLRDDLPKIRREKIGFVFQLFNLIPYLTALENVLIAMEIDGKKGPEAERRAKEILERVGLGDRLYHRPSQLSGGEKQRVSFARALANNPRVIFADEPTANLDSRQSANLMELIRELQREHGTTIVVVTHQVGLLEDADRIVRMKDGKIVEERAGLSPSNELR, from the coding sequence ATGGCTGAGATCATAAGGGGAGTTGGATTGACAAAGCGATTCGGCGAGGGGGAGGCCGCCGTCACCGCCGTCGATCACGTGGATATCTCCATAGATGAGGGCGAGCTTTTGGTCATCACGGGCGATAGCGGCAGCGGCAAAACCACCCTCATAAGCATTCTGGGCTGTATCCTCCGTCCCACCGAAGGCGAGGTGTGGATCGAGGGGAAGAGAATTGATCCCCTCAGGGATGACCTGCCCAAGATCAGACGTGAGAAGATAGGATTTGTGTTTCAGCTTTTCAATCTGATCCCCTATCTGACCGCCCTTGAAAACGTGCTCATCGCCATGGAAATCGATGGCAAAAAGGGACCGGAGGCGGAGAGGAGGGCCAAGGAAATCCTTGAGAGGGTCGGATTAGGAGATAGGCTTTATCACCGCCCCTCACAGCTTTCAGGGGGTGAAAAACAGCGCGTTTCCTTTGCCAGGGCGCTGGCGAACAATCCGCGGGTGATCTTCGCCGATGAGCCCACGGCCAACCTCGACAGCCGCCAGAGCGCAAATCTGATGGAGCTGATAAGGGAGTTGCAAAGGGAACACGGCACGACGATAGTTGTGGTCACACATCAGGTGGGCCTGCTTGAGGATGCCGACAGGATCGTGCGGATGAAGGATGGGAAGATCGTAGAGGAGAGAGCCGGGTTATCCCCGTCCAATGAGTTGAGATAA
- a CDS encoding mitochondrial fission ELM1 family protein, giving the protein MKLLILSDGKPGHLNQSLGIAERMAEMTDVEYVLVEIRHKNKLRDDLLRVLMRFLGWAPIPHPLVRSLLIWSLTPESAAEIPVNEEFDVILSTGSSVAPVNLLLKKLIGGRSVVSLRPSPTGIAWFDLVVLPRHLWPKLRWRNVFRVVGVPNRVTPESISSLRERIEREMKIQPRPRIGVLMGGEERYNTIRIETARRLIEALRSICRDLDGELFLTTSRRTPDEVERLLEGKLSAEPRCRMLALARRGKGDIKDAVPMILAMCDLVIVTEDSLSMVSEAASSGKKVIILKIDRKTRRTPRRVKMYREICRRCGAIMCGVEELKEKIFELGKGVEVNPLRDSEGAAREILSQLIGRG; this is encoded by the coding sequence ATGAAGTTATTGATCCTCAGCGACGGCAAACCTGGACATCTGAATCAGTCCCTCGGCATAGCGGAGAGGATGGCCGAGATGACCGATGTGGAGTATGTCCTCGTGGAGATCAGGCATAAAAACAAGCTGAGAGACGATCTCCTGAGGGTTTTGATGAGATTTCTGGGATGGGCTCCGATACCTCATCCGCTTGTCCGATCGCTTCTGATCTGGAGTCTGACGCCCGAAAGCGCCGCCGAGATCCCAGTAAACGAGGAATTCGACGTGATCCTTTCGACCGGCTCATCGGTCGCCCCCGTCAATCTGCTTCTAAAGAAGCTGATCGGCGGCAGAAGCGTCGTCTCACTTCGTCCCTCTCCCACGGGAATCGCATGGTTCGATCTGGTCGTCCTGCCCAGGCATCTCTGGCCTAAGCTTCGGTGGCGAAACGTTTTCAGGGTCGTCGGCGTGCCCAATAGGGTGACCCCCGAATCGATCTCCTCCCTGAGAGAGAGGATCGAGAGAGAGATGAAAATTCAACCGAGGCCGAGGATAGGCGTGTTGATGGGCGGCGAGGAGAGATACAACACGATCCGGATCGAGACGGCCAGGAGGTTGATCGAGGCCCTGAGGTCGATCTGCCGGGATCTGGATGGCGAGCTGTTTCTGACCACATCCCGGCGAACCCCCGATGAGGTTGAAAGGTTGCTCGAGGGGAAACTCTCCGCGGAACCCAGGTGCAGAATGTTGGCTCTGGCGAGGAGAGGAAAGGGCGATATAAAGGATGCCGTGCCTATGATATTGGCGATGTGCGATCTGGTGATCGTCACCGAGGACAGTCTCTCGATGGTGAGCGAGGCGGCCAGCAGCGGCAAGAAGGTGATCATACTCAAAATCGACCGTAAAACTCGCCGCACGCCGAGGAGGGTGAAGATGTATAGGGAGATATGCCGGAGATGTGGAGCGATCATGTGCGGAGTAGAGGAGCTGAAGGAGAAAATCTTCGAGCTGGGGAAAGGCGTGGAGGTTAACCCGCTGAGGGATTCCGAGGGAGCCGCCCGCGAGATATTATCTCAACTCATTGGACGGGGATAA
- a CDS encoding sulfatase produces the protein MNIILVIFDSLRKDCVGAYGSPPWWKIHTPYFDSFAQESLMMMRAYPESLPTLPARRAIYTGNRVYPFHNADFRLKGDFVGAPGWGPIPEDQWTLAEILKGAGYRTALIADVYHMFKPSKNYWRGFDQWTFLRGQEKDPYRSGPRLTDEEIDYWLPKEMRGRGQGRIEFIQQCIMNIHDRTKEEDYFAPRVLKEAALWLEQNQDADKFFLTVESFDPHEPWLVPPYYRKMYLKEETREQVISRYGDVSDLPEELLKRTQANYCGEVTMCDRWFGYFMETVKTLGLLNDTMIIFTSDHGHSIGDRNYMGKRGYPSAPEVYDIPLMIRFPKGEHVGKRSDIFVQHHDITAVILEAAGVEPPQKIDGISFLDDAISGKPGKRDHVTVAWGSAVTVINERWWLNCKVDGTGVLLYDLKRDDPFSENVADGYPDVVNDLFAMAVEDAGGSFPEWLVDLAKRQADAPGCSDLVARA, from the coding sequence GTGAACATCATCCTGGTGATCTTCGATTCACTGCGTAAGGATTGTGTCGGCGCGTATGGATCTCCTCCATGGTGGAAGATCCACACCCCCTATTTCGACTCCTTCGCGCAGGAGTCGCTGATGATGATGCGGGCCTATCCCGAATCCCTCCCTACCCTTCCGGCCCGCAGGGCGATATATACGGGAAACAGGGTCTATCCCTTCCATAACGCCGATTTTCGCCTGAAAGGAGATTTCGTCGGCGCGCCGGGGTGGGGGCCGATACCGGAGGATCAGTGGACGCTGGCTGAGATACTCAAAGGGGCCGGATATCGCACCGCCCTGATCGCCGATGTCTATCACATGTTCAAGCCGTCAAAGAACTATTGGCGTGGGTTCGACCAGTGGACCTTCCTGCGCGGGCAGGAGAAAGACCCTTATCGCTCCGGTCCGAGGTTGACGGATGAGGAGATCGACTACTGGCTTCCGAAGGAGATGCGAGGCAGGGGACAGGGGAGGATCGAGTTCATCCAGCAGTGCATCATGAACATACATGATCGGACGAAGGAGGAGGATTATTTCGCTCCCAGAGTTCTGAAGGAAGCCGCCCTGTGGCTTGAGCAGAACCAGGACGCCGATAAGTTCTTCCTGACCGTCGAGTCGTTTGATCCCCACGAGCCGTGGCTAGTGCCGCCGTATTATCGAAAGATGTACCTCAAAGAGGAAACCAGAGAGCAGGTCATCTCCAGGTATGGGGATGTGAGCGATCTGCCGGAGGAGCTCTTGAAACGCACGCAGGCGAACTACTGCGGAGAGGTGACCATGTGTGACAGATGGTTCGGGTATTTCATGGAAACGGTGAAAACGCTCGGCCTGCTTAACGACACGATGATCATCTTCACCTCCGACCACGGCCACTCGATAGGCGATCGGAACTACATGGGCAAGCGGGGATATCCATCCGCCCCTGAGGTCTATGATATCCCGCTCATGATCAGGTTCCCAAAAGGCGAGCACGTCGGTAAGAGAAGCGATATATTCGTCCAGCATCACGACATCACCGCCGTCATCCTGGAGGCCGCCGGCGTGGAGCCGCCTCAGAAGATAGATGGGATCTCCTTCCTCGACGACGCCATATCAGGAAAGCCTGGGAAGCGGGATCACGTGACGGTCGCATGGGGATCGGCCGTTACGGTGATCAATGAGAGGTGGTGGTTGAACTGCAAGGTGGACGGCACCGGCGTGTTGCTTTACGATCTGAAAAGGGATGATCCGTTTTCGGAGAACGTCGCCGACGGTTACCCGGATGTTGTGAACGATCTGTTTGCTATGGCCGTGGAGGACGCCGGGGGAAGTTTCCCGGAGTGGCTTGTGGATTTAGCTAAAAGACAGGCGGATGCCCCCGGCTGCAGCGATCTGGTGGCGAGGGCGTAG
- a CDS encoding cupin domain-containing protein has protein sequence MVIRFKDLQLKEGGTVGHYPIQGYQKTFKHFAYRVVTPDKPFGPHSHKGDELWFILKGKAKVNIGGEIFDVEENDLIVCPEGVSHGMTSDGEVHWLCIG, from the coding sequence ATGGTGATAAGGTTCAAGGACCTACAGCTTAAGGAAGGTGGAACGGTCGGACATTATCCCATACAGGGGTATCAGAAGACCTTTAAGCATTTCGCCTATCGTGTGGTGACCCCCGATAAACCCTTCGGTCCCCACTCGCATAAGGGCGATGAGCTCTGGTTTATACTCAAGGGCAAGGCGAAGGTTAATATCGGCGGCGAGATATTTGATGTCGAGGAGAACGATCTGATAGTCTGCCCTGAGGGCGTCAGCCACGGCATGACATCTGACGGCGAGGTACACTGGCTATGCATAGGATGA